The window ggacttacaatatacaaacaaaaacacgagtcaaagatcctctaaatgacaggagttcTACTTTTAAAGACTTACAGTCAAAGATTCTTAATATAACATGAgtgctttgcagtttttaaggacctactgcccaaaaaaaaatgcaattcaaagatcctcttttaGGCAGGAGCTGCTTATAGGTAGTACTTACTGCTAAAactccagtcaaagatcctctatataacaggactgctttgctgtttttaaatacctaCCTCCAAAAAAAGCTAGTGAAAGATCctccaggagtgctttgctgtttttaaggacttacaatatacaaaaaaaaaatcatgagtcaaagatcctctaaatgacaggagttctatttttaaagacttacagtataaaaaaaaacattactcaAAGACGATTTTTATAACAGGACGATTTATATTGCAGGAGtgccttgctgtttttaaggacaaacaaacacttgtcaaagatcctccaaatgaCAGGAGTTTTATTTTTAAAGACTTACAGTATACAAAAAACATTACTCAAAGACGATTTATATAACAGGACGATTTATACAACAGGagggctttgctgtttttaaggaccaatttCCAAAAGggcgagtcaaagatcatctatatgacaggagtgctggaGCTCTTCCACGATGCATGAGTACAGGTGGTGTGATGAAGTGATGGTGCATGGAAGCAGGCTGTAGATCTGCACCATGAAGCTCCGCCTCCATCCAAGAGGTCTGTGTTTGATGTGCGTCTACACAAAGCGATCACTTTCTGGCAGGAAGCTGCTGAGTGTGAGATTATCGCTCGCGTCCTCATCGCTGTCCCCCAAGCTGGGGATCACGCGGACCCCGTTAGTCACCGGCGGACTGCGCTGCCGCACGCCCGCGTAGTACCTTTCCGGCAGGAGCGTCGACATGAAGGTCATCTCCGTGTCCGCCTTTTTGGCTCTCCTCACTTGGTACTTCTTGGTGGACAGCTTGGTGCAGAGGACGATGGTGGACACCATGAAGAAGGTGGCCAGCCCCGCCAGGAAGGCAATGGCGATGAGGCAGGGCTTGACTACGCCACGGGTGGAGCAGGACTGCTCCTCCTTGCTGGGTCGGTCCTTGGAGGGGACGCAAAGTGGAGTACTCGTGGTTACTGGGAAGTTGGTGGGAGACGAGGAACTGATGGACCTCGATGGTTCTGCAGATGACTCAGTGATGGGACTTGATGGTTCAGGATCTGGTGTGGAGATCGGGCTGCTTCTCGTAATCTCCAAAACTGAAGGACTGCTGAGGTTTTGGGTTGAGTCTGAGGTGAGGGAGTTGGACAGAGACGGTTCGGTAGACTCTGGTGTGGAGATCCAGACTTTTGTGGCTGTAGTCTCAGAAACTGAAGGACTGCTGATGTTTTGGGATGACTCTGAGGTGAGGGAGTTGGACAGTGACGAATGGGTAGACTCTGGTGTAGAGATCCAGCCTTTTGTGGCTGTAGTCTCAGAAACTGAAGGACTGCTGATGTTTTGGGATGACTCTGATGTGAGAGAGTTGGACAGTGACGAATGGGTAGACTCTGGTGTGGAGATCCAGCCTTTTGTGGCTGTAGTCTCAGAAACTGAAGGACTGCTGATGTTTTGGGATGACTCTGAGGTGAGGGAGTTGGACAGTGACGGATGGGTAGACTCTGGTGTGGAGATCCAGCCTTTTGTGGCTGTAGGACTGCTGAGGGTTTGGGATGAGCCTGAGGTGGTCAACGGTTCAGGATGCTGTGGTGTGGACATCAGATCAGTCGATGTTCCTCCAGTTGTCCCAAAGCCTGAGACGGAGTTGGACAACAATGGTTCAGGAGACTCTGGTGTGGAGATCAGACTTCTTGTGGCTGTTGTCTGAGTAACTGGAGGACTGCTGAGGTTTTGGGTTGAGTCTGATGTGGTCAACGGTTCAGGAGTCTGCGGCGTGGACATCCGATCAGGACTGTGGTTTCGGATCAAGACTGGAGTAGAATTCCTTTCCAACTCCATGATGGGTGACGTTGCCAGAGAAGGTCTAGACGACTGATGACCGTCTGTAGGTTGTGTCCCGGAGATAGTCCCCTCGTTTGATGTTCTGCCAGCTGCTTCTGGAGAGTCTTTAAAAGTCCCCGTTCTGAGTGTAGTCCCATCAGGTTTGTggtctgcagagactcctccggGTGGTGTGGAAACTTCCTGGTGAAGAACGTGTTCTGCCGTCCCCGTGGTCGTGAGAGACGCTACTGAGACCATGAGTGTCCACAACAAGAACCAGTAGGTCTTCAACCTGAGGACCATCATTGCTAGCTGGAAGATCtgaaagaagaagataaacaaaaAAGAGCCACATGAGGAACATCtgcgtgtggtgtggtgtggtgatgAAACACTTTCGCCACACCCTTTTGCGACATTCTCAGCAAAGTCAGATCTGTCCTGCAGCGTCTCTTTGAATGTATTCGTGTCTCCAAGCCACTCTCCCAACGCGTCTTCTTACCTTGTCTGCCGCGGGAGCTCGAAGAAAAACGTCGCGTTGAGGTCGTGCCGGTCTGgaggacgaggacgaggacgCCGCAGCACACGCTGACACATGCCAACAACGAGACAGGAAACTTTGCAAGAAGGAAGTCAAATATGTGGTGTAGGGAAGTCACGTGTGCCAAGGTTGAAGATGCATGTCAGGTTGGAACCTAAAACTACTTCTTGGCATTCTAACACGTTTCAATATTAAGTAGTAGGGATATATCTTCATTTGTATGATGTCATACATGTACCATTGCATTATGTCATCATAATAAGCAGCCATAATGCCAGTAAAGACAAATGCTAAAATTATATGCGGTTCAAGTAAAATTCTAAATAATTAGATATGCATTTGTAATTGCATATATTTATATGACAACACAAATTGTGGAAAACATGTACTATTTGAATTCAAACATAGttcaatatatatgtttttaatttgttgtaattgcaaaatctaataaaaaaaagcatatatttttaatgtttttttgttcggCATGTCGGAACAGAAATGAATTGATAAAAACTTTATTTCAGCATGATGgaaaaaattattaaatgtaaAAGTGAGTAATACTGCATATCCTTACTGTATCAGCCACCTCGTTCAGCACTCCATAGTATAAATATGTTCTATTATACTTTAAATTATAGTAATAAAATGTACAAGTACGAATTAGGATCATAACTTTTAAtagctatatattatatatatatatatatatatatatatatatatatatatatatatatatatatatatatatatgtatatgtatgtatatatttatatatatatgtatgtatatgtatgtatatatatatatatgtatgtatatatatgtatatatgtgtatatatatatatatatacatatatatgtatatatgtgtatatatatatatatatatatatatgtgtgtatatatatgtgtatatatatatatatgtatgtatatatatatgtatgtatatatatgtatatatgtgtatatatatatatacatatatacgtatatatgtgtatgtatatatatatatatatatatatatatatatatgtgtatatatatatttgtatatatatatatatatatgtgtgtatatatatgtatatatatatatatatgtatgtgtgtatatgtatatgtgtatatatatatatgtatatgtgtgtgtgtatatgtgtatatatatatatatgtgtatatatatatatgtatgtatgtatatatatatatatatgtatgtatgtatgtgtatgtatgtatatatatatatatgtatgtatgtgtatgtatgtatgtatatatatatatatatatatatatatatatatatatatatatatatatatatatatatatatatatatatatacacacacacacacatatatatatatatatttatatatatatacatatgtatatatatatgtgtatatatatgtatataataataataataatacctgggatttatatagcgcttttctaagtacccaaagtcgcttttacatgtagaacccatcattcattcacacctggtggtggtaagctactttcatagccacagctgccctggggtagactgacggaagcgtggctgcaatttgcgccaacggcccctccgaccaccacctgtcattcatcattcaattcaccggtgtgagtggcaccgggggcaaagggtgaagtgtcccgcccaaggacacaacggcagcgatttttggatggtaagaggcggggagcgaacctgcaaccctcaggtttctggcacggttgctctacccactatgccatgccgccccatatatatatatatatatatatatatatatatatatatatatatatatatatatatatatatatgtgtatgtatatatatgtatatatatatgtgtatgtatatatatgtatatatgtatatgtatatgtatatatatatatatacatacatatatatatgtatatatatatatatatatatatatatatatatacatacatatatatgtatatatatatatatatatatatacacacatatatatgtgtgtgtatatatatatatatatatatatatatatatatatatatatatatatacgtgtgtgtgtgtgtgtgtgtgtgtattagggctgcgaatctttgggtgtcccacgattcaattcaatatagattcttggggtcacgattcgattcaaaaccgatttttttcgattcaacgagattctcgattcaaaaacgatattttcccgattcaaaaggattctctattcattcaatacataggatttcagcaggatctaccacagtctgctgacatgcaagcagagtagtagatttttgtaaaaagcttttataattgtaaaggacaatgttttatcaactgactgcaataatgtaaatttgttttaactattaaatgaagcaaaaatatgacttattttatctttgtgaaaatattggacacagtgtgttgtcaagcttatgagatgcgatgcaagtgtaagccactgtgacactattgttctttttttttaattttttttttataaatgtctaatgataatgtcaatgagggatttataatcactgctatgttgaaactgtaactaatattgatactgttgttgataatattcatttttgtttcactacttttggtttgttctgtgtcgtgtttgtgtctcctctcaatttggaattggattgcattgttatggtattgctgtgtattgttttgttggatttaataattaaaaaataaaaataaatcttttttttttttaaatgagaatcaattctgaatcgaattcgaatcgatttttcccccacacccctagtgtgtatatatatttgatggAAGATGTTCATGGAGTGTcggcttgaaaataaactttattccctcggagtttgtgaggccaatgaggtatgattctttctgataatgtatgtgaaatcaatgtgttttattttatttgatgtcagactaattgtaagttctgttgtTCTTATTTATTAGTTCTGATGGCATTATTTTGGCATAGTTGTTAACAAGAAGAGGGCGTGGctgaaataaatgtctgtgtGAGAATAACGattgagccttgattaagaccctcggagggagtaacactgaaaattaaatacaaatcacATTAGCACTTTCTCTGTGACTCCTTGAAAGAAATAAGGTGACACAACATGAAATACACACTATCATTATACAAGCATTGACTCAATATAAGATGCAAAAAGCAAACACTGCCGACTAGCGGCCAAAATAAAGAACAGCGTGTGGAAGGAGTGAAATAAAAGCAAGACAACATGCACATTTACAGTATTACACATACCTGAAAATGAAGTAAAAAACACATAAACTCATTCTCTGTGATTCCTTTTACTGCTCTGCTTCCTACACATAGAAAACTTACTTTTTACCAACAGGAGACAGGCTGCATAGTGGTCTatacccctctctctctctctctctctctctctctctctctctctctctctctctctctctctctctctctctctctctctctctctctctctctctctctctctctctctctctctctctctctctctctctctctctctctctctctctctctctctctctctctctctctctctctctctctctctctctctctcaaaaacttggatttttttttcatttttattttattttataaacctttgtttataatatgaacatttacatacaatcaagaaataataaacaaaacaaggacagaaacagtacaaaacagcgccagggggttgtaaactcaataaagtaactaaaatagaatgctatatatatatatatatatatatatattatatatatatatatattagggatgttcgataatggctttttgccgatattccgatatagtccaactctttaattaccgataccgatatcaaccgataccgatatcaaccgatatacacagtcgcgaaattaacacattattatgcctaatttggacaaccaggtatggtgaagataaggtacttttaaaacattttgataagataaatacattaaaaacattttcttgaataaaaaagaaagtaaaacaatataaaaacagttacatagaaactagtaattaatgaaaatgagtcaaatgaactgttaaaggttagtactattagtggaccagcagcacgcacaatcatgtgtgcttacggactgtatcccttgcagactgtattgatatatattgatatataatgtaggaaccacaatattaataacagaaagaaacccttttgtgtgaatgagtgggaatgagtgtaaatgggggagggatgttttttttgggttggtgcactaattgtaagtgtatcttgtgttttttatattgatttaattaaaaaaaaaaattaaaaaaccgataccgataataaaaaaccccgataccgatcatttccgatattactttttaacgcatttatcggccgataatatcggcctgccatctctaatatatatatatatatatatatatatattagagatgcgcgaataggcaattatttcatccgcaaccgcatcagaaagtcgtcaaccatctgccatccacccgatgtaacatttgatcagaaccgcatccgcccgcacccgcccgttgttatatatctaatatagacgatgcaaggcattagtgaggttataaagcttttgcctgttaaagaaaggagactgatccaatgcagcacagacattcgcgtgccacgctgtcacgacccagacgcacaccagtgcgcaatcatatgggagccgcgctgagcgcacctccaagcgcatctcgctgccggcgacggccgggtatgtgcccgacgctccagcgccatccattttcagggctagttgattcggcaggtgggttgttacacactccttagcgggttccgacttccatggccaccgtccagctgctgtctatatcaaccggggtgagccccacccctttcatgagcgcactgcgcgcagagtgacccctgttacgcgcccccggcaatgggggtggcgggcaggtaagctgcgcgggcggagcgcgcggagtgacccctgttacgagcccccggccacgggggtggcgggcaggtaagctgcttacctgctgcgcgtgacgccggccgcggcgaaggcggacgaggcggggtgtcggtgcggtgggcgcggtggtgaccctggacgtgcgtcgggcccttctcacggatcgcctcagctacggctcccggtggggccctctcgggggaaggggcctcggtcccggaccccggcgaggcgtcccttctccgctccgtaaaagtgtccatctcttttttttttttttcttctgttgtggcatatgctgcaggtgcctgcttgtttttcgtatgtgggtaacaacatttaactatgtatatatatttccgaattggtttaactgccacccgcctgaatctatttaaaatctaattttttttttatttcaaccacccgacccgacccgcggataaaatctaattttttttaatttcatcagcccgatccgcggataatccgcggactccgcggttgtgcccgcaaaccgcgcatctctaatatatatatatatatatatatatatatatatatatatatatatatatatatatatatatatatatatataaacaaaatgtaaagccataggctttttttgattgattgaaacttttattagtagattgcacagtacagtacatattccgtacaattgaccactaaatggtaacaccccaataagtttttcaacttgtttaagtcggggtccacgttaatcaattcatggtaatcatTCTTGGCTCACACAGCATcacagttttcacagcttttgggttgctagaggtagagagtgttttgaagtcgagttctaattcttttttaaaggcacaaaaaaacaggtcggaTATTGAGATActtacatttataaatataaaacttagccaatagtataatgaggttgcaaaggtaaaattccttttgaaattgtttttcatacagtgtaaaaccaaatagcacatctttaaagcacaaatttgtcatgaatGAACTtggattataataataacaaatcgAGCCAAGATGACGTCACCTTGTCTTCTTCGTCTTTAACTTCTTCTTTCTTTAAAATGGCCGATAACAAGCATTACCGCCACCCTTCGAAAAGGAGTGTGGACAAATTAATTTTTATCCTCCAATGCCACATTCATCTTCTCTGTCTCCAGTTTCTTTTTAATATGTCCTTGTATTTACTATACATTAATACATGCTCTTTATTTTCTAACAAATCCAAAAAGTTCGTCCTTTTTACCTCTTTCACCCCTTGTTTCTTTTTCCTTTTTCGGTATTCGGTCCACGACGTGTTGTTCTGCCCCCTGGCGGATGTAAGCCGCAACTGGCCGCTACTGGCTAAAAGAACCACAACTCCCAGAATGCCTTTCGCTTGTTACGATCCGCGTGCTAGCATCTGGTAGCACACATTGCTACATCATGTCTGTCTTTATGGATTTAAACTTGACTTTCTCGCCAGATAAAAGCAACATGCAGCGAATGATTGACACTGCAGCTCATCGTGAGTCCACcgaatataaattgttttaaaataccTTTATTTCAAGTCGCCGAGTGTAACTTTTTTATGAAAGTTAGCTTGGCTAGCGAAGTCGTTTTAGCTAACCAGACAATTCATTTCAAATTCAGTCTTTTTGGGTAGAAAACGCGTCAATACCTCACAATTATGTGTTCGTATACACGTCAATAACTCACTATTATGATATTAATACGCGTATTTGTATATACGTCGATAACTCACAATTGTGATACTAATatgtgtttgtatacatttcaataatgaacaaataAGATATTAATACATCTGTTTGTGTACGTGTCAATCATTAACaattatgatattaatacatgtgAATGTATACTCTTCAATCATTAACAATTATGATAttaatacacatgtatatacacactgtaatccAATCAGTGCATTGAagcataatagtaataatatcaatattttgCATTATTTTCCTGTAGTTGGTTTTTCCACGGTGGCAGTGAACTATACTTTTGAAGCCACAGCCAAAAGGAAACAGGTGAGACACGCCCACTGACACTTTATCACACAACCTGACGAATGTTTTTTCTTCTGCAGGATATTCCCTCCCCCAAACCGATCAATGAGCTTATTGATCAGCTACCAATTGTCCAGGTAACTATCTTACAGATAACTAATGTCCAGGTAACGATTATGTACGTATGTTACATACAGTCACGTAGACTGTTCCTCAAATATCGATTATTTACGTATGTTACATAAAGTCATGTAGACTATTCTTCAAATATCAATTATTTACGTATGTTACATAGTCAAATATCGATTATTTACGTATGTTACAAAAAGTCACGTAGACTGTTCTTCAAATATTGATTATGAAAGTCACGTAAACTATTCTTCAAATATTGATTACGTTACATAAAGTCATGTGGACTGTTCTTCAAATATCGATTTCATAAAGTCACGTAGACTGTTCTTCAAATATCAATTATTACATAGTCATGTCGACTGTTCTTTAAATATCGATTGTTTACGTATGTTGCATAAAGTCATGTCGACTGTTCTTCAAATATCGATTATCTACGTATGTTACATAAAGTCATGTCTACTGTTCTTTAAATATAGATTGTTTACATATGTTACATAAAGTCATGTTGACTGTTCTTCGAATATCGATTAGTTACGTATGTTACATAAAGTCACGTAGACTGTTCTTCAAATATCGATTATTTATGTATGTTACATAAAGTCATGTAAACCGTTCTTCAAATATCAATTATTTACGTATGTTACATAAAGTCATGTAGACTGTTCATCAAATATCGATTTCATAAAGTCATGTAGACTGTTCTTAAAATATCAATTATTACATAAAGTCATGTAGACTGTTCTTCAAATATCAATTATTTATGTATGTTACATAAAGTCATGTCGACTGTTCATCAAATATCGATTTCATAAAGTCATGTAGACTGTTCTTCAAATATCAATTATTACATAAAGTCATGTTGACTGTTCTTTAAATATCGATTGTTTACGTATGTTGCATAAAGTCATGTCGACTGTTCTTCAAATATCGATTATCTACGTATGTTACATAAAGTCACGTCTACTGTTCTTTAAATATTGATTGTTTATGTATGTTACATAAAGTCATGTTGACTGTTCTTCAAATATCGATTTCATAAAGTCACGTAGACTGTTCTTCAAATATCAATTATTACATAAAGTCATGTGGACTGTTCTTTAAATATCGATTATCTACGTATGTTACATAAAGTCATGTCTACTGTTCTTTAAATATTGATTGTTTATGTATGTTACATAAAGTCATGTTGACTGTTCCTCAAATATTGATTATTTACGTATGTTACATAAAGTCATGTAGACTATTCTTCAAATATCAATTATTTACGTATGTTACCTAGTCAAATATCGATTATTTACGTATGTTACATAAAGTCACGTAGACTGTTCTTCAAATATTGATTATGAAAGTCATGTAAACTATTCTTCAAATATCGATTACGTTACATAAAGTCATGTAGACTGTTCTTCAAATATCAATTATTTATGTATGTTACATAAAGTCATGTCTACTGTTCTTCAAATATCAATTATGTATGTTACATAAAGTCATGTGGACTGTTCATCAAATATTGATTACATAAAGTCACGTAGACTGTTTTTCAAATATCAATTATTACATAAAGTCATGTCGACTGTTCTTTAAATATCGATTGTTTACGTATGTTGCATAAAGTCATGTCGACTGTTCTTCAAATATGGATTATCTTCGTATGTTACATAAATTCATGTCTACTGTTCTTTAAATATTGATTGTTTATGTATGTTACATAAAGTTATGTTGACTGTTCTTCAAATATCGATTTCATAAAGTCACGTAGACTGTTCTTCAAATATCAATTATTACATAAAGTCATGTGGACTGTTCTTTAAATATCGATTATCTATGTATGTTACATAAAGTCATGTATACTGTTCTTTAAATATTGATTGTTTATGTATGTTACATAAAGTCATGTTGACTGTTCCTCAAATATCGATTATTTACGTATGTTACATAAAGTCATGTAGACTATTCTTCAAATATCAATTATTTACGTATGTTACATAGTCAAATATCGATTATTTACGTATGTTACACAAAGTCACGTAGACTGTTCTTCAAATATTGATTATGAAAGTCACGTAAACTATTCTTCAAATATCGATTACGTTACATAAAGTCATGTAGACTGTTCTTCAAATATCAATTATTTATGTATGTTACATAAAGTCATGTAGACTGTTCTTCAAATATCAATTATGTATGTTACATAAAGTCATGTGGACTGTTCATCAAATATTGATTACATAAAGTCACGTAGACTGTTCTTCAAATATCAATTATTACATAAAGTCATGTCGACTGTTCTTTAAATATCGATTGTTTACGTATGTTGCATAAAGTCATGTCGACTGTTCTTCAAATATGGATTATCTTCGTATGTTACATAAATTCATGTCTACTGTTCTTTAAATATTGATTGTTTATGTATGTTACATAAAGTCATGTTGACTGTTCTTCAAATATCGATTTCATAAAGTCACGTAGACTGTTCTTCAAATATCAATTATTCCATAGTCATGTCGACTGTTCTTTAAATATCGATTTTTTACGTATGTTGCATAAAGTCATGTCGACTGTTCTTCAAATATCGATTATCTACGTATGTTACATAAATTCATGTCTACTGTTCTTTAAATATAGATTGTTTATGTATGTTACATAAAGTCATGTTGACTGTTCTTCAAATATCGATTATTTATGTATGTTACATAAAGTCATGTAAACCGTTCTTCAAATATCAATTATTTACGTATGTTACATAAAGTCATGTAGACTGTTAATCAAATATCGATTTCATAAAGTCATGTAGACTGTTTTTCAAATATCAATTATTACATAAAGTCATGTAGACTGTTCTTCAAATATCAATTATTTATGTATGTTACATAAAGTCATGTCGACTGTTCATCAAATATCGATTTCATAAAGTCACGTAGACTGTTCTTCAAATATCAATTATTA of the Nerophis lumbriciformis linkage group LG32, RoL_Nlum_v2.1, whole genome shotgun sequence genome contains:
- the LOC133574512 gene encoding uncharacterized protein, with product MHLQPWHTFLSRCWHVSACAAASSSSSSRPARPQRDVFLRAPAADKIFQLAMMVLRLKTYWFLLWTLMVSVASLTTTGTAEHVLHQEVSTPPGGVSADHKPDGTTLRTGTFKDSPEAAGRTSNEGTISGTQPTDGHQSSRPSLATSPIMELERNSTPVLIRNHSPDRMSTPQTPEPLTTSDSTQNLSSPPVTQTTATRSLISTPESPEPLLSNSVSGFGTTGGTSTDLMSTPQHPEPLTTSGSSQTLSSPTATKGWISTPESTHPSLSNSLTSESSQNISSPSVSETTATKGWISTPESTHSSLSNSLTSESSQNISSPSVSETTATKGWISTPESTHSSLSNSLTSESSQNISSPSVSETTATKVWISTPESTEPSLSNSLTSDSTQNLSSPSVLEITRSSPISTPDPEPSSPITESSAEPSRSISSSSPTNFPVTTSTPLCVPSKDRPSKEEQSCSTRGVVKPCLIAIAFLAGLATFFMVSTIVLCTKLSTKKYQVRRAKKADTEMTFMSTLLPERYYAGVRQRSPPVTNGVRVIPSLGDSDEDASDNLTLSSFLPESDRFV